From Methylobacterium radiodurans, a single genomic window includes:
- a CDS encoding pyridoxal phosphate-dependent aminotransferase, with product MLQIVPAFGRIGEENAFAVLARAGALAAQGRDVINLGIGQPDMPTPPHIVEAGIRALRDGHHGYTPATGILGLREAVARDILRRHRVEVSPESVLIVPGGKVTMFMAILMFGEPGAEVLYPDPGFPIYRSMIEFTGATPVPVPIRERNGFAFSAAEVLSLVTDRTRLLILNSPANPTGGVTPKAEIDALVAGLAAHPDVAVLSDEIYGTMTYDGEAHHSLLAYPEIRDRLIYLDGASKTYAMTGWRLGWSVWPQPLYDAARKLAVNSHSCVNAATQYAGIAALDGPQDCVAAMLAEFDRRRAIVVAGLNDLPGVGCVTPKGAFYAFPNISGTGWRAKALASALLDETGVATIGGPDFGMHGEGYIRLSYANSAENIRRALERMRAFLEQRAPDSGQRG from the coding sequence ATGCTCCAGATCGTTCCGGCCTTCGGCCGTATCGGGGAGGAGAACGCCTTCGCGGTGCTCGCCCGCGCAGGTGCCCTCGCCGCGCAGGGGCGCGATGTCATCAATCTCGGCATCGGCCAGCCCGACATGCCGACGCCGCCCCACATCGTGGAGGCGGGCATACGGGCGCTGCGCGACGGCCACCACGGCTACACGCCGGCGACCGGGATCCTGGGCCTGCGCGAGGCGGTGGCCCGAGACATCCTGCGGCGTCACCGCGTCGAGGTCTCTCCTGAATCCGTTCTGATCGTGCCGGGCGGCAAGGTCACCATGTTCATGGCGATCCTGATGTTCGGCGAGCCCGGTGCCGAGGTCCTCTACCCGGATCCTGGATTTCCGATCTACCGCTCGATGATCGAGTTCACCGGCGCCACGCCCGTGCCGGTGCCGATTCGCGAACGGAACGGCTTCGCCTTCTCGGCGGCGGAGGTGCTGAGCCTCGTCACCGACCGGACGCGGCTCCTCATCCTCAACTCGCCCGCCAACCCCACCGGCGGCGTGACGCCCAAGGCCGAGATCGACGCCCTGGTGGCGGGGCTCGCCGCGCATCCGGACGTAGCCGTACTGTCGGACGAGATCTACGGCACGATGACCTATGACGGCGAGGCGCACCACTCGCTCCTGGCCTATCCGGAGATCCGCGACCGGCTGATCTACCTCGACGGCGCCTCGAAGACCTACGCGATGACGGGCTGGCGCCTCGGCTGGTCGGTCTGGCCGCAGCCGCTCTACGATGCGGCGCGCAAGCTCGCGGTCAATTCCCATTCCTGCGTCAACGCGGCGACGCAGTACGCCGGCATCGCGGCACTCGACGGGCCGCAGGATTGCGTGGCCGCGATGCTGGCCGAGTTCGACCGGCGGCGCGCGATCGTCGTCGCGGGCCTGAACGACCTGCCAGGGGTGGGTTGCGTCACGCCGAAAGGGGCGTTCTACGCCTTCCCGAACATATCCGGGACGGGCTGGCGAGCCAAGGCGCTGGCCTCCGCCTTGCTGGACGAGACCGGCGTCGCGACGATCGGCGGCCCGGATTTCGGCATGCACGGCGAGGGC
- a CDS encoding type 1 glutamine amidotransferase, whose translation MRIAILETGRPPARLSHFPSYAAMSADLLGPGYACAAFDVRAGEWPDPAAHEAFLITGSPAGVYDPLPWIADLVAFLRALPPDRKLVGICFGHQVMAEAFGGRAEKASCGWGLGLHAYDITARAPFMDAAAHIAVPVSHQDQVTVPPPGARVLAGSAFTPYGVLEYADRAALSCQCHPEFRPDYARALTRNHGAALRDPALMERALASLEAPHDSARLGGWIRRFLAA comes from the coding sequence TTGCGCATCGCCATCCTCGAGACCGGCCGCCCGCCCGCGAGACTCTCGCACTTTCCGTCCTACGCCGCGATGTCGGCCGATCTCCTGGGGCCCGGCTACGCCTGCGCGGCCTTCGACGTGCGGGCGGGCGAATGGCCGGACCCGGCCGCGCACGAGGCCTTCCTGATCACCGGTTCGCCGGCCGGCGTCTACGATCCCCTGCCGTGGATCGCCGACCTCGTCGCCTTCCTGCGGGCGCTGCCCCCGGATCGGAAGCTCGTCGGCATCTGCTTCGGCCACCAGGTCATGGCCGAGGCCTTCGGGGGACGGGCCGAGAAGGCGTCGTGCGGCTGGGGGCTCGGGCTTCACGCCTACGACATCACGGCGCGCGCGCCCTTCATGGACGCGGCGGCCCATATCGCCGTGCCGGTGAGCCACCAGGATCAGGTCACGGTGCCGCCTCCGGGGGCGCGCGTGCTGGCGGGCAGCGCCTTCACACCCTACGGCGTGCTGGAATACGCCGACCGTGCCGCCCTCTCCTGCCAGTGCCACCCGGAATTTCGCCCCGACTATGCCCGCGCCCTCACCCGGAACCACGGCGCCGCGCTTCGGGATCCGGCCCTGATGGAACGGGCGCTCGCCAGCCTCGAGGCCCCGCACGACAGCGCGCGACTCGGCGGCTGGATCCGCCGCTTCCTCGCGGCCTGA